Proteins from a single region of Pseudomonas sp. 10S4:
- a CDS encoding pyridoxal-phosphate dependent enzyme: MPNNSRPAVLELIGNTPLVRVSRFDTGPCTLFLKLESQNPGGSIKDRIGLAMIDAAERDGRLRPGGTIVEATAGNTGLGLALVGRAKGYRVVLVVPDKMSTEKVLHLKAMGAEVHITRSDVGKGHPEYYQDVAARLAQEIPDAFFADQFNNPANPLAHECSTAPEIWAQTQHDLDAIVVGVGSAGTLTGLTRFFKRVQPNLEMVLADPVGSVMAEYSRSGTLGKPGSWAVEGIGEDFIPSITDLSSVRHAYSISDEESFDHARQLLRAEGILGGSSTGTLLAAALRYCREQTEPKRVVSFVCDTGTRYLSKVYNDQWMNDQGLLKYKRYGDLRDLIARRFEDGRVISVGPDDTLLTAFQRMRLADVSQLPVLVDGKRLVGVIDESDILLGMQEDASHFRLTVASAMTDKLQTLLPGASLAELQAELDRGLIAIIADASGFHGLITRVDLLNHLRRSLA; encoded by the coding sequence ATGCCAAACAACTCCCGCCCGGCCGTGCTCGAACTGATCGGCAATACGCCGCTGGTGCGTGTCAGCCGCTTTGATACCGGGCCATGCACGCTGTTTCTCAAGCTTGAATCACAGAACCCCGGCGGTTCGATCAAGGACCGGATCGGTCTGGCGATGATCGACGCCGCCGAGCGCGATGGGCGCTTGCGACCCGGCGGTACTATCGTCGAGGCCACCGCCGGCAACACCGGTCTGGGCCTGGCGCTGGTAGGCCGCGCCAAGGGTTATCGGGTGGTGTTGGTGGTACCGGACAAGATGTCCACCGAGAAGGTTTTGCACCTGAAGGCCATGGGCGCCGAAGTGCACATCACCCGCTCGGATGTCGGCAAGGGTCATCCCGAGTATTACCAGGATGTCGCGGCGCGGCTGGCACAGGAAATTCCCGACGCGTTCTTTGCCGACCAGTTCAATAATCCGGCCAACCCGCTGGCCCATGAGTGCAGCACCGCGCCGGAGATCTGGGCGCAGACTCAGCATGATTTGGATGCCATCGTCGTCGGTGTCGGCTCGGCCGGCACGCTGACCGGGCTGACCCGTTTCTTTAAACGCGTGCAACCGAACCTGGAAATGGTGCTGGCCGATCCGGTGGGCTCGGTGATGGCTGAATACAGCCGCAGCGGCACCCTCGGTAAGCCTGGTTCCTGGGCGGTGGAAGGCATTGGCGAAGACTTCATTCCGTCGATTACCGACCTCTCCAGTGTGCGCCACGCCTACTCGATCAGCGATGAAGAAAGCTTCGATCACGCGCGCCAACTGCTGCGCGCCGAAGGCATTCTCGGCGGTTCGTCGACCGGCACTTTGCTGGCGGCGGCGCTGCGTTACTGCCGCGAGCAAACCGAGCCGAAGCGGGTCGTCAGTTTCGTCTGCGACACCGGTACCCGTTACCTGTCGAAGGTCTACAACGACCAGTGGATGAACGATCAGGGCCTGCTGAAATACAAACGCTACGGCGACCTGCGCGACCTGATCGCCCGACGTTTCGAGGATGGCCGGGTGATCAGCGTTGGCCCGGACGACACGCTGCTCACGGCCTTCCAGCGCATGCGTCTGGCGGATGTCTCGCAACTGCCGGTGCTGGTGGACGGCAAGCGCCTGGTCGGTGTGATCGATGAATCCGACATTCTGCTCGGCATGCAGGAAGACGCTTCGCACTTTCGCCTGACCGTGGCCAGCGCCATGACCGACAAGCTGCAAACCCTGCTTCCCGGCGCGAGTCTGGCTGAACTGCAAGCCGAGCTCGACCGGGGCCTGATCGCAATCATTGCCGACGCCTCGGGCTTCCACGGCCTGATTACCCGCGTCGACCTGCTCAATCACTTACGGAGATCCCTTGCATGA
- a CDS encoding cystathionine gamma-synthase, protein MSQHDETGAPRAFATRVIHAGQVPDPTTGALMPPIYANSTYLQQSPGVHKGFDYGRSHNPTRFALERCVADLEGGSQAFAFASGLAAISTVLELLDAGSHIVSGNDLYGGTFRLFDKVRQRSAGHRFSFVDLTDLAAFEASLQDDTRMVWVETPSNPLLSLTDLSAIARVCRARGIICVADNTFASPWIQHPLELGADVVVHSTTKYLGGHSDVLGGIAIVGQNPELAERLGFLQNSVGAIAGPFDAFLTLRGVKTLALRMERHCSNALELAQWLERQPQVSRVYYPGLPSHPQHELARRQMRGFGGMISVDLKTDLAGATRFLENVKIFALAESLGGVESLIEHPAIMTHASIPAETRAQLGIGDGLVRLSVGVEDVEDLRADLAQALALI, encoded by the coding sequence ATGAGTCAGCATGATGAAACCGGTGCGCCCCGCGCCTTCGCCACCCGCGTGATCCATGCCGGGCAGGTGCCGGACCCAACCACCGGGGCGTTGATGCCGCCGATTTACGCCAACTCCACCTACTTGCAGCAGAGCCCCGGTGTGCACAAGGGCTTCGACTATGGGCGTTCGCACAACCCGACGCGGTTTGCCCTGGAGCGTTGCGTCGCCGACCTTGAGGGCGGCAGCCAGGCGTTCGCCTTCGCTTCCGGGCTGGCAGCGATTTCCACGGTGCTGGAACTGCTCGACGCCGGCTCGCACATCGTCTCCGGCAACGACTTGTACGGCGGCACGTTTCGCCTGTTTGACAAGGTGCGCCAACGCAGCGCCGGGCATCGCTTCAGCTTCGTCGACCTGACCGACCTCGCAGCCTTCGAAGCCTCGCTGCAGGACGACACGCGGATGGTCTGGGTCGAAACGCCGAGCAACCCTTTACTAAGCCTCACCGACCTCAGCGCTATCGCCCGCGTCTGCCGCGCCCGCGGCATCATCTGCGTGGCCGACAACACCTTCGCCAGCCCATGGATCCAGCATCCGCTGGAGCTCGGCGCCGACGTCGTCGTGCACTCGACCACCAAGTACCTCGGCGGTCACTCCGACGTGCTCGGCGGCATCGCCATCGTCGGGCAGAACCCGGAACTGGCCGAGCGGCTGGGCTTCCTGCAAAACTCGGTCGGCGCCATCGCCGGGCCGTTCGACGCGTTCCTAACCCTGCGTGGCGTGAAAACCCTCGCCCTGCGCATGGAGCGTCACTGCAGCAACGCGCTGGAACTGGCGCAATGGCTGGAACGCCAACCGCAAGTGTCACGGGTCTACTATCCGGGCTTGCCGTCCCACCCGCAGCACGAACTGGCGCGCCGGCAAATGCGCGGCTTTGGCGGGATGATTTCCGTTGATTTGAAAACCGACCTGGCCGGCGCTACGCGCTTCCTTGAGAACGTTAAAATCTTTGCTTTGGCGGAGAGTCTGGGCGGAGTGGAAAGTCTGATCGAGCATCCGGCGATCATGACTCATGCCAGCATTCCAGCAGAAACCCGTGCGCAGTTGGGGATTGGCGATGGGTTGGTGCGCTTGTCGGTGGGGGTTGAGGATGTCGAGGATCTGCGCGCTGATTTGGCCCAGGCTTTGGCGCTGATTTGA
- a CDS encoding LysR substrate-binding domain-containing protein, which yields MPDDRLPPLNAVRAFDAAARLGSYVEASKALHVTQPAIGRHVKLLEEWLGIQLFERTSRGVTLTSAGEKYHRKISAALQLIIEAGKEARPKAAERWLRIMVVPGFAKRWLMPRIEAMRHLRPGLKFAIEPNSTFTEVDGKNTDLGIVYGMDGEYAHSRATLICPRVFPICTPAYLASIDPIECPADLVKHNLIHVDDGEWWNLWFTAHGLDFHLNSDMLYVNNDHALSVAESGQGIALANEVLVREELDAGRLVLAVDAQVKLESYRVLTPSAELSADVAWFIQWLQTELGKEFGD from the coding sequence ATGCCGGATGACCGTTTGCCGCCACTCAACGCGGTGCGTGCCTTTGATGCCGCCGCCCGGTTGGGCAGCTACGTCGAGGCCTCGAAAGCCTTGCACGTGACCCAGCCCGCCATCGGTCGGCATGTGAAGTTGCTGGAGGAGTGGCTGGGAATCCAACTGTTCGAACGTACGTCTCGCGGGGTCACCCTGACGTCGGCGGGGGAGAAGTACCATCGCAAGATTTCAGCGGCGTTGCAGCTCATCATCGAAGCCGGCAAAGAGGCGCGGCCCAAGGCTGCCGAGCGGTGGCTGCGCATCATGGTGGTGCCGGGGTTCGCCAAGCGCTGGCTGATGCCGCGCATTGAAGCGATGCGTCACTTGCGGCCGGGTTTGAAGTTCGCCATCGAGCCCAACTCCACCTTCACCGAGGTGGATGGCAAGAACACCGACCTTGGGATTGTCTACGGCATGGACGGGGAGTACGCCCATTCCCGTGCGACCCTTATCTGTCCGCGAGTCTTTCCGATCTGCACCCCGGCTTATCTGGCCAGTATCGATCCCATCGAATGTCCTGCCGATCTGGTGAAACACAACCTGATCCACGTCGATGATGGCGAATGGTGGAACCTGTGGTTCACCGCCCACGGTCTGGATTTCCACCTTAATTCGGACATGCTTTACGTCAACAACGATCATGCGCTGTCGGTGGCCGAGAGCGGGCAGGGTATTGCACTGGCCAACGAAGTGCTGGTGCGAGAAGAACTTGATGCCGGTCGGCTGGTGCTGGCGGTAGACGCGCAGGTAAAGCTCGAAAGCTATCGGGTGCTCACGCCGTCCGCTGAACTGTCAGCGGACGTGGCGTGGTTTATCCAATGGTTGCAGACGGAGTTGGGAAAAGAGTTTGGAGACTGA